One stretch of Microplitis mediator isolate UGA2020A chromosome 9, iyMicMedi2.1, whole genome shotgun sequence DNA includes these proteins:
- the LOC130674483 gene encoding telomere length regulation protein TEL2 homolog: MEAAKKLLETLNRFQNLNNSEFKKLEVHVLVYVKSFPVIGLKNYTSDTKVDGFIHGEIIEGALALLEKCPDDTLVSLVDRLIQGPLYPMLYESLQVLTDHLKKSTDRNIINLITSLLEKIIKSETLYSSIVTACRPEPLTAIEQTVFDENWRNFLQLLVSLPPLIANKTQGNISKYFSLDVYTKIIIYHTARAVKFLNDVSSEFNISPNVKLISLLISKSISSLGSGHFVHLLDIFMSWSLKNSKNIREVIHKILCNLERSSVEAVATLLLKRISNPSNVELILGNLLVNDHWRHVLTVKIPLLSYHDSDKLIKNIVYYLSSVGDKNLLVDLVIKMINIWGDKSFLNHSSSDHHEFMSKFIVVSVFRLKNQLTNSQKEQIQRLIFDGTPVHLQSMQPEIRTMGMITGELVVDILSADAPKLKYDYDEAARVIVDKFKKLIADKDDQDFVFDGDELLEALGNSFITERERTGTEERAEEIESRVEEIQNKSYDKDGVDDDDDDDDDEFDSDDDLIPYDMSNDTTDVEKLKPSYLRDLKYNLINCQANNDPDRFSESMKAAEELITKQLPGDDKSLGLELLRLLMTMKEEVHTENFRQLKLNSCVAIVLVYPKESAEFLCSSFHEVLRVYSVADRYFFLNVLAEAARKLSRIQVENVENFEHKNREVVKRNKKSSKMSLVIEMGKKYETLYDDDFEVVDDDDEESSGWEEIVQRRIESKTRRFAHESKRPNLTVNKFNDVAVHFFYPLLYGVMSKSAYLHKLPDHFVDTENILLIEFLKTLSTIMVAAENCVSTGKIARDLLELAWTLRYHEEAKVRLCVIENIAAVIVSLKKENFNWEIVELLMEFRAWLIDVSADSVRGDPNVNCRSLGRNVVALIDSAILTFKNE, translated from the coding sequence ATGGAGGCAGCTAAAAAGTTACTCGAAACTCTAAatagatttcaaaatctaaataacagcgaatttaaaaaactcgaGGTCCATGTGCTGGTTTATGTGAAATCGTTTCCTGTCATCGGGCTGAAAAATTACACGAGTGATACCAAAGTTGACGGATTCATCCATGGAGAAATTATTGAAGGGGCACTGGCCCTCTTAGAAAAGTGCCCTGATGATACCCTAGTGTCTCTAGTCGACAGATTGATCCAAGGCCCGTTGTATCCGATGCTGTACGAGTCACTCCAAGTGCTGACAGATCACTTGAAAAAGTCGACAGACAGAAATATCATCAATTTAATCACATCATtgctggaaaaaataataaaaagtgagACTCTGTACTCGTCAATAGTGACAGCTTGCAGACCAGAACCTCTGACAGCCATCGAGCAAACTGTATTTGATGAAAACTGGCGCAACTTCCTACAGCTTTTGGTCTCACTGCCACCATTGATAGCAAACAAAACTCAGGGAAATATCAGCAAGTATTTTTCTCTTGACGTTTacactaaaataattatttaccacACAGCGCGtgctgtcaaatttttaaatgacgtCTCCAGTGAATTTAACATCAGCCcgaatgtaaaattaatttctctgCTGATCAGCAAAAGCATCAGCAGCCTCGGCTCTGGTCACTTCGTCCACCTGCTAGATATTTTTATGTCCtggtctttaaaaaattcaaaaaatataagggAAGttattcacaaaattttatgcaaCCTGGAGAGATCATCCGTTGAAGCAGTTGCTACTTTACTCCTAAAGAGAATCAGCAACCCAAGTAATGTTGAGTTGATACTCGGCAACCTTCTGGTAAATGATCACTGGCGTCATGTCCTGACTGTTAAAATTCCACTGCTGTCTTATCATGACAGTGATAAACTTATCAAAAATATCGTCTACTATTTATCGTCAGTTGGTGACAAAAACCTGCTTGTTGATTTAGTCATCAAAATGATAAACATCTGGGGAgacaaaagttttttgaatcattcgTCTTCAGATCATCATGAATTCAtgagtaaatttattgtagTATCAGTATTTAGATTAAAGAACCAGTTAACTAATAGTCAGAAGGAACAGATTCAAAGACTGATATTTGACGGTACTCCAGTCCATTTACAATCAATGCAACCGGAGATCCGGACAATGGGAATGATAACCGGAGAACTTGTTGTCGATATTTTGTCTGCTGATGCTCCCAAGCTGAAGTATGATTACGATGAAGCTGCTCGAGTTATAGTTGataagttcaaaaaattaattgctgaTAAAGACGATCAGGACTTCGTCTTTGATGGAGATGAGTTACTTGAAGCTCTAGGTAATTCTTTTATTACCGAGAGGGAGAGAACTGGAACCGAAGAACGAGCCGAGGAAATTGAGTCCCGAGTTGAAGAgattcaaaataaaagttatgacAAAGATGgtgttgatgatgatgatgatgatgatgatgatgagttTGATAGCGACGATGATTTGATTCCTTACGACATGTCCAATGACACGACTGatgttgaaaaattgaaacctAGTTATCTAAGGgacttaaaatataatttaataaattgtcagGCTAATAATGATCCGGACAGATTTTCCGAGTCAATGAAAGCTGCTGAGGAATTGATAACTAAACAATTGCCGGGCGATGATAAGTCACTGGGACTTGAGCTGCTGAGGTTACTGATGACTATGAAGGAAGAAGTCCATACAGAAAACTTTCGTCAGCTTAAATTAAACAGCTGCGTTGCTATCGTTCTAGTTTATCCAAAAGAATCTGCAGAGTTTCTGTGCTCGAGCTTCCACGAGGTACTGAGAGTTTATTCTGTTGCTgacagatatttttttcttaatgttCTGGCCGAGGCTGCTAGGAAATTGTCTAGGATTCAGGtagaaaatgttgaaaattttgaacataAAAACAGAGAAGTTGTCAAGAGGAATAAAAAGTCGAGCAAGATGTCGCTGGTTATTGAGATGGGAAAAAAATACGAGACTTTGTACGACGATGACTTTGAAgttgttgatgatgatgatgaagaaagCAGTGGCTGGGAAGAAATAGTACAGAGAAGAATAGAATCAAAGACCAGAAGATTCGCTCACGAGTCCAAGAGACCGAACCTCacggtaaataaatttaacgacGTCGCTGTTCACTTCTTCTATCCGCTTCTGTACGGAGTGATGAGCAAATCTGCGTATCTGCACAAACTTCCGGATCATTTTGTCGACACGGAGAATATTCTGctcattgaatttttgaaaacgttGTCGACGATAATGGTCGCCGCGGAAAACTGCGTATCTACTGGGAAGATCGCTCGCGACTTATTGGAGTTGGCCTGGACCCTGAGGTATCACGAGGAAGCCAAAGTCCGGCTCTGTGTGATAGAAAATATCGCTGCGGTGATCGTCAGCTTGAAAAAAGAGAACTTTAATTGGGAAATAGTCGAACTGCTGATGGAATTCAGGGCCTGGTTGATTGACGTTTCCGCCGACTCGGTGCGGGGTGACCCCAATGTGAACTGCAGAAGTCTAGGAAGAAACGTCGTCGCGTTAATTGACTCTGCCATCTTGAcgtttaaaaatgaataa
- the LOC130674484 gene encoding cysteine and histidine-rich domain-containing protein morgana — MTSEKKLLCYNRGCGQEYDENKNNPDSCLHHPGVPVFHDAYKGWSCCNKKCTDFTEFLNIKGCTKSYHSNEKPPEPVKPAIDKSKAEVIEYRAPIIETTIERPGFDTPQKNIQPTVSDSLMEQVKSLISGSTCVQESKIVKVGESCKNRGCNATYAGADSDDSPCVHHPGIPIFHEGLKYWSCCPRKKMTDFNQFEKHPGCAEGRHVWVAKSTGNKAPCRMDWHQTGSFVVVSIFAKKYHPNKSFVKLSPVRLTVQLYFPEDNKYYDLDVELRGVVDVDNSSVQMLPTKVEIKLKKAEPSSWSKLEIPREVSEPEKTENNEEKDSIADRVDAVDLNDL; from the exons atgacaagtgaaaaaaaattattgtgttaTAATCGCGGCTGTGGACAGGAATATGACGAAAACAAAAACAATCCTG atTCATGTCTGCATCATCCTGGAGTACCAGTATTTCATGATGCCTATAAAGGATGGTCGTGTTGCAACAAAAAGTGCACTGACTTCACtgagtttttaaatatcaaaggcTGCACTAAATCTTATCATTCAAATGAAAAACCTCCGGAACCAGTAAAGCCAGCGATTGATAAATCCAAAGCAGAAGTAATCGAGTATCGAGCGCCAATCATCGAGACGACGATCGAGAGACCAGGATTTGACACTCCGCAGAAAAATATCCAGCCGACTGTGTCGGATTCTTTAATGGAGCAGGTGAAATCTTTAATTTCCGGAAGCACTTGTGTGCAGGAAAGTAAAATTGTCAAGGTTGGCGAAAGCTGTAAGAACCGAGGCTGCAATGCAACGTATGCTGGTGCTGATTCTGATGACAGTCCGTGTGTCCATCATCCGGGAATTCCTATTTTTCATGAGGGTCTCAAGTACTGGTCCTGCTGCCCGAGGAAAAAGATGACTGACTTCAATCAGTTTGAAAAACATCCTGGTTGTGCTGAAGGTCGTCATGTTTGGGTTGCTAAG AGTACGGGAAATAAAGCGCCATGTAGAATGGACTGGCATCAAACGGGTTCATTTGTCGTCGTATCGATATTTGCTAAAAAGTATCATCCAAATAAATCTTTTGTTAAATTAAGTCCTGTGAGGTTGACAGTACAATTATATTTTCCTGAAGACAATAAATACTATGATCTAGATGTTGAATTACGGGGA gTTGTTGATGTCGACAACAGTTCAGTCCAAATGCTACCAACAAAAGttgagataaaattaaaaaaagcagAGCCCAGTTCTTGGTCGAAACTCGAAATCCCCCGGGAAGTCAGCGAGCCCGAGAAGACAGAAAATAACGAAGAGAAAGATTCAATTGCCGACAGAGTCGACGCCGTCGATCTTAATgacttataa